Proteins from one Catenuloplanes atrovinosus genomic window:
- a CDS encoding DUF2726 domain-containing protein, which translates to MSIPSPLRPVATAEERLFARGRWVVQPDQRLSQLVARRPEGVSPNQWNTALRTRCDFVALDPATRLPVFAVEFADPAAEDERLDRMLATVCGAVGLEWLRIVSPIIGGTTQARRTVEYLIDARAFRDATAGDGEGPGFRDIVGRLPDGRDGFVNDLSTLARAAAVDAYVGRDLADPIIRGLHVSTPDGAEGWAWVELPEGRHLLERVRLVTHGFDCGIALDRLAEDLAALAVGERLKRLEIAPPVWLSRDDLVRAYDRLQGRHPGLNSPFFAPL; encoded by the coding sequence ATGAGCATCCCGTCACCGCTGCGCCCGGTCGCCACCGCGGAGGAGCGGCTCTTCGCGCGCGGCCGCTGGGTCGTCCAGCCTGACCAACGGCTCAGCCAACTGGTCGCCCGCCGGCCCGAGGGCGTCAGCCCGAACCAGTGGAACACCGCGTTGCGTACCCGCTGTGACTTCGTCGCCCTGGACCCCGCCACCCGGCTGCCGGTCTTCGCGGTCGAGTTCGCCGACCCGGCCGCGGAGGACGAGCGGCTCGACCGGATGCTGGCCACCGTCTGCGGCGCGGTCGGGCTGGAGTGGCTGCGCATCGTCTCGCCGATCATCGGCGGTACGACCCAGGCCCGCCGCACGGTCGAGTACCTGATCGACGCGCGCGCGTTCCGCGACGCCACCGCGGGCGACGGCGAGGGCCCCGGCTTCCGGGACATCGTCGGGCGGCTGCCGGACGGGCGGGACGGCTTCGTCAACGACCTGAGCACGCTGGCCCGCGCGGCGGCGGTCGACGCGTACGTCGGGCGGGACCTGGCCGACCCGATCATCCGCGGGCTGCACGTGAGCACGCCGGACGGCGCCGAGGGCTGGGCCTGGGTCGAGCTGCCGGAGGGCCGCCACCTGCTCGAACGCGTCCGCCTGGTGACGCACGGCTTCGACTGCGGGATCGCGCTGGACCGGCTGGCGGAGGACCTGGCCGCGCTGGCGGTGGGGGAGCGGCTGAAGCGCCTGGAGATCGCGCCGCCGGTGTGGCTGAGCCGCGACGACCTGGTCCGCGCCTACGACCGCCTCCAGGGCCGCCACCCCGGCCTGAACTCGCCGTTCTTCGCCCCGCTCTGA
- a CDS encoding trans-sulfuration enzyme family protein: MRPETRAVHPRRPEPTGSTPITTPLYQTSTWIFDDPDVLADAFHTPTGPFLYSRMTNPTVRVLETAVADLEGGAAGLATSSGMGAINLVLQASLRGGDHVVAQRRLYGGAAATLRDLGERFGVEVDYLDQATPEALRDALRPGRTKVVYLETISNPTGYVADLPALTAAARAAGAVTVVDNTFATPLLCRPIAHGADIVVHSLTKYLAGHHDVVGGIAVFAETARYESVWHHGVEFGVAADPFSAWLTVRSLQTLALRMERHCANAAVVAARLAAHPAVERVHYPGLAAHPTHEIARRLLTGGYGGTFAFDLAGGRSAGTAVSKRLRLVELAPSLGGTGTTLMHPASTSHRQLDEAQLAAVGIGEGTIRISVGIEHVEDVWSDLEQALA; encoded by the coding sequence ATGCGACCTGAGACCCGTGCGGTGCATCCCCGTCGTCCGGAGCCGACCGGCAGCACCCCGATCACGACGCCGCTCTACCAGACCTCGACCTGGATCTTCGACGATCCGGACGTGCTCGCGGACGCGTTCCACACGCCGACCGGGCCGTTCCTCTACTCGCGGATGACGAACCCGACCGTGCGCGTGCTGGAGACCGCGGTGGCCGACCTGGAGGGCGGCGCGGCGGGCCTGGCCACGTCGTCGGGGATGGGGGCGATCAACCTCGTGCTCCAGGCGTCGCTGCGCGGCGGCGACCACGTGGTGGCGCAGCGGCGGCTGTACGGCGGCGCCGCGGCCACGTTGCGCGACCTGGGCGAGCGGTTCGGCGTCGAGGTCGACTACCTGGACCAGGCGACGCCGGAGGCGCTCCGCGACGCGCTGCGGCCCGGCCGGACCAAGGTCGTCTACCTGGAGACGATCTCCAACCCGACCGGGTACGTGGCGGATCTCCCGGCGCTGACCGCGGCGGCACGGGCGGCGGGCGCGGTGACGGTGGTGGACAACACGTTCGCCACGCCGCTGCTGTGCCGGCCGATCGCGCACGGCGCCGACATCGTGGTGCACTCGCTGACCAAGTACCTGGCCGGGCACCACGACGTGGTCGGCGGCATCGCGGTGTTCGCCGAGACCGCGCGCTACGAGTCGGTCTGGCACCACGGCGTGGAGTTCGGCGTGGCGGCGGACCCGTTCTCGGCGTGGCTGACCGTGCGCTCGCTGCAGACGCTGGCGCTGCGCATGGAGCGGCACTGCGCGAACGCGGCCGTGGTCGCCGCGCGGCTGGCGGCGCACCCGGCGGTCGAGCGGGTGCACTATCCGGGGCTGGCCGCGCACCCGACGCACGAGATCGCGCGGCGCCTGCTCACCGGCGGGTACGGCGGCACGTTCGCGTTCGACCTGGCCGGCGGGCGGAGTGCCGGGACCGCGGTCAGCAAGCGGCTGCGGCTGGTGGAGCTGGCGCCGTCGCTCGGCGGCACCGGCACCACGCTGATGCACCCGGCCAGCACGTCGCACCGCCAGCTCGACGAGGCGCAGCTCGCCGCGGTCGGCATCGGCGAGGGGACGATCCGGATCTCGGTCGGCATCGAGCACGTCGAGGACGTCTGGAGCGACCTGGAGCAGGCGCTGGCCTAG
- a CDS encoding chitinase, with protein sequence MKRSRSIALTLIPLLAAVASAVLFALPASAAAVTATFAKTSDWGSGWEGKYTITNGTGAALTSWTVAFDLPAGTTMGSYWDALMTSSGQRHTFTNRSWNGTVAPGASVSFGFLANGAGTPVNCTLNGASCGGGGTPTLSPTGSPTGSPSPSPTPSVPPTTPPGTPNPGMLPKHALIGYLHASFANGSGYLRMADVPAEWDIINLAFGEPTTATSGDIRFSLCPVAECPNVETEAEFKAAIQAKRAQGKKVLISIGGQNGQVQLTTTAARDAFVTSVAAIIDRYGLDGLDIDFEGHSLSLNTGDTDFRNPTTPAIVNLISAVRTLKARYGANFVLTMAPETFFVQLGHQYYGSGPWGGQDPRSGAYLPVIHALRDHLTVLHVQDYNSGPIVGLDGAYHTMGGADFHIAMTDMLLAGFPVAGNAANVFPALREDQVAFGAPSSVSAGNGYVGPAAIQEAVNCLVKGVSCGSYTPRSGTNPNFRGLMTWSINWDRYYGWEFRNSHAPFLRALP encoded by the coding sequence GTGAAACGGTCTCGATCTATCGCTCTGACCCTGATCCCCCTGCTCGCCGCGGTCGCCTCCGCGGTCCTCTTCGCGCTCCCCGCCTCGGCCGCGGCGGTCACCGCCACGTTCGCCAAGACCTCGGACTGGGGTTCCGGGTGGGAGGGCAAGTACACGATCACCAACGGCACCGGTGCGGCGCTCACGTCCTGGACCGTCGCGTTCGACCTGCCGGCCGGCACCACGATGGGCAGCTACTGGGACGCCCTGATGACCTCGTCCGGGCAGCGCCACACGTTCACCAACCGGTCCTGGAACGGGACGGTGGCGCCGGGCGCGTCGGTGTCCTTCGGGTTCCTGGCCAACGGCGCCGGCACGCCGGTGAACTGCACGCTGAACGGCGCCTCCTGCGGCGGCGGGGGCACACCCACGCTCTCGCCCACCGGATCGCCCACCGGGTCGCCCTCGCCGAGCCCGACCCCCAGCGTGCCGCCGACCACGCCGCCCGGCACGCCGAACCCGGGCATGCTGCCGAAGCACGCGCTGATCGGATACCTGCACGCCAGCTTCGCCAACGGCTCGGGCTACCTGCGGATGGCGGACGTGCCGGCCGAGTGGGACATCATCAACCTTGCGTTCGGTGAGCCGACCACCGCCACCTCCGGCGACATCCGGTTCAGCCTGTGCCCGGTCGCGGAGTGCCCGAACGTCGAGACCGAGGCCGAGTTCAAGGCCGCGATCCAGGCCAAGCGCGCGCAGGGCAAGAAGGTGCTGATCTCGATCGGCGGCCAGAACGGCCAGGTGCAGTTGACCACCACCGCGGCCCGCGACGCGTTCGTCACCTCGGTCGCCGCGATCATCGACCGGTACGGACTGGACGGCCTGGACATCGACTTCGAGGGCCACTCGCTGTCGCTGAACACCGGCGACACCGACTTCCGGAACCCGACCACGCCCGCGATCGTCAACCTGATCTCCGCGGTACGGACGCTGAAGGCCCGGTACGGCGCGAACTTCGTGCTCACCATGGCGCCGGAGACGTTCTTCGTCCAGCTCGGCCACCAGTACTACGGCTCCGGGCCGTGGGGCGGCCAGGATCCGCGCTCCGGTGCGTACCTCCCGGTGATCCACGCCCTTCGCGACCACCTCACGGTGCTGCACGTGCAGGACTACAACTCCGGGCCGATCGTGGGCCTCGACGGCGCCTACCACACCATGGGCGGCGCGGACTTCCACATCGCGATGACCGACATGCTGCTGGCCGGCTTCCCGGTCGCGGGCAACGCGGCGAACGTGTTCCCGGCGCTGCGCGAGGACCAGGTCGCGTTCGGCGCGCCGTCCTCGGTCAGCGCCGGCAACGGATACGTCGGCCCCGCGGCCATCCAGGAGGCGGTGAACTGCCTGGTCAAGGGCGTCTCCTGCGGGTCGTACACGCCACGCAGCGGCACCAACCCGAACTTCCGCGGCCTGATGACCTGGTCCATCAACTGGGACCGCTACTACGGATGGGAGTTCCGGAACTCGCACGCGCCGTTCCTCCGTGCGCTGCCCTGA
- a CDS encoding serine hydrolase domain-containing protein has translation MSDLLPETRRALRHRLAVGQTQGRTPSVVAAVMRDGRTVWAEGWGTVDGRTPDGDTQYRIGSITKTLTAILVLRLRDEGRLRLDDALDAHLPGTAAGGATIGALLAHTAGLAAEPPGPWWERTPGELRPELADVLPPTPYVFPPGLRFHYSNPGYALLGALIERVRGASWSDVLHREVLEPLGMRRTGSQPVAPHASGWAVHPWADVLLPEPARDLGRMAPAGQLWSTAADLATLGAFLLDGDDRVLSRDSIEEMRASHTPEYGYGTQLLRQPDGRVLPGHTGSLPGFVSTLLVDAEERVGAVVLGNTTAGLPVDVITADLIRIVAEREPRIPDPWRPLPSADPDLLALAGPWYWGPNPYLLRPLADGFLELSSLRGGGSRGTRLRPDPDGAWTGISGYFEGERLRVERDAGGAVTHLDVGTFVFTRLPYAPAGPVPGGVDPDGWRGLDAR, from the coding sequence ATGTCGGATCTGCTGCCGGAAACCCGCCGCGCCCTCCGTCACCGGCTCGCCGTCGGCCAGACCCAGGGGCGCACCCCCTCGGTGGTCGCGGCCGTGATGCGGGACGGCCGCACGGTGTGGGCCGAGGGCTGGGGCACGGTCGACGGCCGGACCCCGGACGGCGACACGCAGTACCGGATCGGGTCGATCACCAAGACGCTGACCGCGATCCTGGTGCTGCGGCTGCGGGACGAGGGACGGCTGCGCCTCGACGACGCGCTCGACGCGCACCTGCCGGGCACCGCCGCGGGCGGGGCCACGATCGGGGCGCTGCTGGCGCACACCGCCGGGCTGGCCGCGGAGCCGCCCGGCCCGTGGTGGGAGCGGACGCCGGGCGAGCTGCGGCCCGAGCTCGCGGACGTGCTCCCGCCCACGCCGTACGTGTTCCCGCCCGGCCTGCGCTTCCACTACTCCAACCCCGGGTACGCACTGCTCGGCGCGCTGATCGAGCGGGTCCGCGGCGCCTCCTGGAGCGACGTGCTGCACCGCGAGGTCCTGGAGCCGCTCGGCATGCGCCGCACCGGCTCGCAGCCGGTCGCGCCGCACGCGAGCGGCTGGGCGGTGCACCCCTGGGCCGACGTGCTGTTGCCGGAGCCGGCGCGCGATCTGGGCCGGATGGCGCCGGCCGGCCAGCTCTGGTCGACCGCCGCGGACCTGGCGACGCTCGGCGCGTTCCTGCTCGACGGCGACGACCGGGTGCTGAGCCGGGACTCGATCGAGGAGATGCGCGCCTCGCACACCCCGGAGTACGGCTACGGCACCCAACTGCTGCGCCAGCCGGACGGCCGGGTGCTGCCCGGGCACACCGGGTCGCTGCCCGGGTTCGTGTCCACGCTCCTGGTCGACGCGGAGGAGCGGGTCGGCGCGGTCGTGCTCGGCAACACCACCGCGGGCCTGCCGGTCGACGTGATCACCGCGGACCTGATCCGGATCGTCGCCGAGCGGGAGCCGCGCATCCCGGATCCGTGGCGCCCGCTGCCGTCGGCCGACCCGGACCTGCTCGCGCTGGCCGGGCCCTGGTACTGGGGGCCGAACCCGTACCTGCTGCGCCCGCTGGCGGACGGCTTCCTGGAGCTGTCCTCGCTGCGTGGCGGCGGCTCGCGCGGCACCCGGCTGCGCCCGGACCCGGACGGCGCCTGGACCGGGATCAGCGGCTACTTCGAGGGCGAGCGCCTGCGCGTCGAGCGGGACGCCGGCGGCGCGGTCACCCACCTCGACGTCGGCACGTTCGTCTTCACCCGCCTGCCCTACGCGCCGGCCGGCCCGGTCCCCGGCGGCGTCGACCCGGACGGCTGGCGCGGCCTCGACGCCCGGTGA
- a CDS encoding restriction endonuclease has product MTVFDLFPCVSPLQRYQLSITRLLSSLDGNAEVAVDGRVPGLLSGATRRVDLLVRGRVFGTGVTVAVECRHSRRAADVGVVERFIGKLLDVDADRGVLYSRSGFTRCARARAAAARHPAVMAVSLGGGVRLPRQRRSGAGVPLPPCGVDEITEADFALFLWPCG; this is encoded by the coding sequence GTGACCGTCTTCGACCTGTTTCCATGTGTTTCGCCGCTTCAGCGCTATCAGCTGTCGATCACGCGGCTGCTGTCCAGCCTCGACGGCAACGCCGAGGTGGCGGTCGACGGACGGGTGCCGGGACTGCTCAGCGGCGCGACCCGCCGGGTGGACCTGCTGGTGCGCGGGCGCGTGTTCGGCACCGGCGTCACGGTCGCGGTGGAGTGCCGGCACAGCCGTCGCGCCGCGGACGTGGGCGTGGTGGAGCGGTTCATCGGCAAGCTGCTCGACGTGGACGCGGACCGCGGCGTGCTCTACTCCCGGTCCGGGTTCACCCGGTGCGCCCGCGCCCGGGCCGCGGCGGCGCGCCACCCGGCCGTGATGGCGGTGTCGCTGGGCGGCGGCGTGCGCCTCCCGCGGCAGCGGCGGTCCGGCGCCGGCGTGCCGTTGCCGCCGTGCGGGGTGGACGAGATCACGGAGGCGGACTTCGCGCTGTTCCTCTGGCCGTGCGGCTGA
- a CDS encoding restriction endonuclease: MSPTDSQLQRYQQSLTRLLAAFDYAQVVYNRRHAGRLSGSPRHVQVMIYGAVAGLPVTVAVECRQQNRPVGIASVDHFVAKLEDIGADRGILYSCAGFTAPATSRAAHTHDPAVLAVSFIPHPRLIPRQRRTGPGPLADLIGELDYAAFLRYPAVHQPH, translated from the coding sequence ATGTCTCCCACCGACAGTCAGCTCCAGCGCTACCAGCAATCGCTGACCCGGCTGCTCGCCGCGTTCGACTACGCCCAGGTCGTCTACAACCGGCGCCACGCGGGCCGGCTCAGCGGATCACCCCGGCACGTCCAGGTGATGATCTACGGCGCGGTGGCGGGCCTGCCGGTCACCGTCGCGGTCGAATGCCGCCAGCAAAACCGCCCGGTCGGCATCGCCTCCGTAGACCACTTCGTGGCCAAACTGGAGGACATCGGCGCCGACCGCGGCATCCTCTACTCCTGCGCCGGCTTCACCGCCCCCGCCACCAGCCGCGCCGCCCACACCCACGACCCCGCGGTACTCGCCGTCTCCTTCATCCCACACCCCCGTCTCATCCCCCGCCAGCGCCGCACCGGCCCCGGCCCACTCGCGGACCTGATCGGCGAACTCGACTACGCCGCCTTCCTCCGCTACCCCGCCGTCCACCAGCCGCACTAG
- a CDS encoding GGDEF domain-containing protein, protein MEGLTVGVLAPFVGGDYYGGLIAGVTGAAAARGGRVLAVQTLAPGARRADSEGIPDWDAPVGWAHADAFVVVIGAVDEQHLARLHATGKPVVLISHRSATLPLHAVLPDNRAGVRDAVTHLIGHGHTRIAFAGALNVPDIRERLAGYRAALAAHGLPELVIAAADNHERGGRLAAETMLADGLPSTAVVCGTDRNALGLAEALTAAGHRLPDAQAVVGFDDIPAALHAEPALASVAQPLNRIGAAAVAALSDGAGVTYVPTVFVPRESCGCDRPAPLPLDPALAARLADPAVGVAEVADALRGHLLAELDQALYGLVPDRRARAILLRVAQAQARANFGDIRYLQDTLNAQYQLGTELLRTDEQDPRALGWLRRLPVRAGCLGLWSRDGHRALEISGAFHCETGPSPAPVEDFPPAGLFAAARPEAGEIVFVISVRSVAQDWGLLATVARIQDKTPPGREPMNQSGALLAVALDQEFMLRSLRDQEERLRRTALYDQLTGLPNRGLFLDRLRRAVDRAQRDPAYTFAVLFLDLDGFKSVNDTLGHAAGDQLLVQTAARISALLRDTDTAARFGGDEFLVLLDDIDGPQGAAAVAERAHLALAEPFELHEGTARVSASIGSALSTDGHPNAEALLRVADSTMYEAKSAHRASAPPGATRLPIGLSPVDERPTREA, encoded by the coding sequence GTGGAAGGGCTGACGGTCGGGGTGCTGGCGCCGTTCGTCGGCGGCGACTACTACGGCGGCCTGATCGCGGGCGTGACCGGGGCCGCCGCCGCGCGCGGCGGACGCGTGCTGGCCGTCCAGACCCTCGCACCCGGCGCCCGGCGCGCCGACTCCGAGGGCATCCCGGACTGGGACGCGCCCGTCGGCTGGGCGCACGCGGACGCGTTCGTCGTGGTGATCGGCGCGGTCGACGAGCAGCACCTGGCCCGGCTGCACGCCACCGGCAAGCCGGTCGTGCTGATCAGCCACCGGTCGGCGACGCTGCCGCTGCACGCGGTCCTGCCGGACAACCGAGCGGGGGTACGGGACGCGGTCACGCACCTGATCGGGCACGGGCACACCCGGATCGCGTTCGCCGGCGCGCTGAACGTGCCGGACATCCGCGAGCGGCTGGCCGGCTACCGGGCCGCGCTCGCCGCACACGGCCTGCCCGAACTGGTGATCGCCGCGGCGGACAACCACGAGCGCGGCGGGCGGCTCGCCGCGGAAACGATGCTGGCGGACGGGCTGCCGTCCACGGCCGTGGTCTGCGGCACCGACCGCAACGCGCTGGGCCTGGCCGAGGCGCTGACCGCGGCCGGGCACCGGCTGCCGGACGCGCAGGCGGTGGTCGGCTTCGACGACATCCCGGCCGCGCTGCACGCCGAACCCGCGCTGGCCAGCGTGGCACAGCCGCTGAACCGGATCGGCGCGGCCGCGGTCGCGGCGCTGTCCGACGGCGCCGGCGTCACGTACGTACCGACCGTCTTCGTGCCGCGCGAGAGCTGCGGCTGCGACCGGCCCGCGCCGCTGCCGCTGGACCCCGCGCTGGCCGCGCGGCTGGCCGACCCGGCGGTCGGAGTCGCGGAGGTCGCGGACGCGCTGCGCGGCCACCTGCTCGCGGAGCTGGACCAGGCGCTGTACGGCCTCGTCCCGGACCGCCGCGCCCGCGCGATCCTGCTGCGGGTGGCGCAGGCCCAGGCGCGGGCGAACTTCGGCGACATCCGCTACCTCCAGGACACGCTCAACGCGCAGTACCAGCTCGGCACGGAGCTGCTGCGCACGGACGAGCAGGACCCGCGCGCGCTCGGCTGGCTGCGCCGGCTGCCGGTCCGGGCCGGCTGCCTCGGCCTCTGGAGCCGGGACGGGCACCGCGCACTGGAGATCTCCGGGGCGTTCCACTGCGAGACCGGGCCGAGCCCGGCCCCGGTCGAGGACTTCCCGCCGGCCGGGCTGTTCGCGGCCGCCCGCCCGGAGGCCGGCGAGATCGTCTTCGTGATCTCGGTGCGCAGCGTGGCACAGGACTGGGGGCTGCTGGCCACGGTCGCGCGCATCCAGGACAAGACGCCGCCCGGCCGCGAGCCGATGAACCAGTCCGGCGCGCTGCTCGCCGTCGCGCTCGATCAGGAGTTCATGCTCCGCTCCCTGCGCGACCAGGAGGAGCGACTGCGGCGGACCGCGCTCTACGACCAGCTGACCGGGCTGCCCAACCGCGGGCTGTTCCTGGACCGGCTGCGCCGCGCGGTGGACCGGGCCCAGCGCGACCCGGCGTACACGTTCGCGGTGCTCTTCCTGGACCTGGACGGCTTCAAGTCGGTCAACGACACGCTCGGCCACGCGGCCGGCGACCAGCTGCTGGTGCAGACGGCCGCGCGCATCTCCGCGCTGCTGCGCGACACGGACACGGCCGCGCGGTTCGGCGGCGACGAGTTCCTGGTGCTGCTCGACGACATCGACGGCCCGCAGGGCGCCGCCGCGGTCGCGGAACGCGCGCACCTGGCGCTGGCCGAACCCTTCGAGCTGCACGAGGGTACGGCCCGGGTGTCGGCCAGCATCGGCAGCGCGCTCTCCACCGACGGCCATCCGAACGCGGAGGCGCTGCTCCGGGTCGCCGACTCCACCATGTACGAGGCGAAGTCCGCCCACCGGGCGTCGGCGCCCCCGGGTGCGACTCGGTTGCCGATTGGTCTCAGCCCGGTGGACGAACGGCCGACGAGGGAGGCATGA
- a CDS encoding restriction endonuclease: MYPAEAEPPPDPQLHHLTLFDASIGRLLGGFEPPVEVGYNRRVEGRLSRSMRRVDVLVRGAVLGVHVTAAVECVQRRRRPADVGAVDRFIGKLLDIGADRGVIYSCTGFTDRARARAAHAQTPPVMAITLGDGRLIRDALPPHDSTEVDQADFAIFLRLGGTADLWTP, translated from the coding sequence GTGTACCCAGCGGAAGCGGAACCGCCGCCGGATCCCCAGCTCCACCACCTCACGCTCTTCGACGCCTCGATCGGCCGGCTGCTCGGCGGCTTCGAGCCACCCGTCGAGGTCGGCTACAACCGTCGCGTCGAGGGACGCCTCAGCCGGTCGATGCGCCGCGTCGACGTCCTCGTCCGCGGCGCCGTCCTGGGCGTCCACGTCACCGCGGCCGTCGAATGCGTACAGCGCCGGCGCCGCCCGGCCGACGTCGGCGCCGTCGACCGCTTCATCGGCAAGCTGCTCGACATCGGCGCCGACCGCGGCGTCATCTACTCGTGCACCGGCTTCACCGACCGGGCCCGCGCCCGCGCCGCCCACGCGCAGACCCCACCGGTCATGGCCATCACGCTCGGCGACGGCCGCCTGATCCGCGACGCGCTCCCGCCGCACGACTCCACCGAGGTCGACCAGGCCGACTTCGCGATCTTCCTGCGCCTCGGCGGCACCGCCGACCTCTGGACCCCCTGA
- a CDS encoding glycosyltransferase family 2 protein: MSSGALDVVVTGGGTPAELKATLEALRPALGVRDEVVCAVPPGRADLSRVVAALPWVREVPGGRAEAVAATAHDLLLLVDGDMMLPRHWLDAVREALDDGTVVAAGPRCIGSIGPQRAELDPPAGVRELRDLARDWRERHRGRRYDVDRLGPVCVALRRSALLAAGGPTPDLPYERLRDLGRIVLVDDALVAHAGSAACGLRVATESPLLLSASMIVRDEARGIGAAVDAITPFVDEVVVYDTGSLDDTVAVARAHGARVIEGFWDEHFGDARNRAIAHCTGRWVLWVDADEIAVGDPAVLRRRLSGPGPAAYRLRQVNEYANGTQVVVFPRLFQRDAVRLAGRLHEQVVDRITGGPAGGPEIGDVELRHAGYQFATFVTKDKAERNRRLALRAVEDRVMAADALVNLARAEYSAGNLEASVDAARRGLDADGRRPVRIKLLTTLIRASTALSRVDDALRALDELRTLASKQVTVDHMELLVRYAEGDDERVVALARAVPELAEDDGAVLVARSQLASYEIHSLIRLGRTAEAADRLRSELRAGRIPMPVVGMADTMRQAGSDAAELAAHVPPSGLRAMIHEMGQAPVSIAEPLADGLWHRFPDDRTVLAFAAWLGPRMPVLRALEWSSRLRRAGHDAQCPLLGVARNPDRTARDRSLAAAVAFETFHDPGAMPLLSTALDEIPPDEETAVLDELRLIAPGIAAAVEPAT, encoded by the coding sequence ATGAGCTCCGGAGCCCTGGACGTGGTGGTCACCGGCGGCGGCACGCCCGCGGAGCTGAAGGCCACGCTGGAGGCGCTGCGGCCCGCGCTCGGCGTGCGCGACGAGGTGGTGTGCGCGGTGCCGCCCGGCCGCGCCGACCTGTCCCGGGTCGTCGCCGCGCTCCCCTGGGTGCGCGAGGTGCCCGGCGGCCGTGCCGAGGCGGTCGCCGCGACCGCGCACGACCTGCTGCTCCTGGTCGACGGCGACATGATGCTGCCCCGCCACTGGCTGGACGCGGTCCGCGAGGCGCTGGACGACGGCACCGTGGTCGCGGCCGGCCCGCGCTGCATCGGCTCGATCGGCCCGCAGCGCGCCGAACTGGACCCGCCCGCGGGCGTACGCGAGCTGCGCGACCTGGCCCGCGACTGGCGCGAGCGGCACCGCGGCCGGCGGTACGACGTGGACCGGCTCGGCCCGGTCTGCGTGGCGCTGCGCCGGTCGGCGCTGCTCGCGGCCGGCGGCCCCACCCCGGACCTGCCGTACGAGCGGCTGCGCGACCTCGGCCGGATCGTGCTGGTGGACGACGCGCTGGTCGCGCACGCCGGCTCGGCCGCGTGCGGGCTGCGGGTCGCCACGGAGTCGCCGCTGCTGCTCTCCGCCAGCATGATCGTCCGCGATGAGGCGCGCGGAATCGGCGCCGCCGTCGACGCGATCACGCCGTTCGTGGACGAGGTGGTCGTCTACGACACCGGTTCGCTGGACGACACGGTCGCGGTGGCGCGCGCGCACGGCGCCCGCGTGATCGAGGGTTTCTGGGACGAGCACTTCGGCGACGCCCGCAACCGCGCGATCGCGCACTGCACCGGCCGCTGGGTGCTCTGGGTCGACGCCGACGAGATCGCGGTCGGCGACCCGGCCGTGCTGCGCCGGCGGCTGTCCGGCCCCGGCCCGGCCGCGTACCGGCTGCGGCAGGTCAACGAGTACGCCAACGGCACCCAGGTGGTGGTCTTCCCGCGCCTGTTCCAGCGCGACGCGGTGCGGCTGGCCGGCCGGCTGCACGAGCAGGTGGTGGACCGGATCACCGGCGGCCCGGCCGGCGGCCCGGAGATCGGCGACGTGGAGCTGCGGCACGCCGGCTACCAGTTCGCCACGTTCGTCACCAAGGACAAGGCCGAACGCAACCGCCGGCTGGCGCTGCGCGCGGTCGAGGACCGGGTGATGGCCGCGGACGCGCTGGTCAACCTGGCCCGCGCCGAGTACTCCGCCGGCAACCTGGAGGCGTCCGTCGACGCGGCCCGCCGCGGCCTGGACGCGGACGGGCGCCGCCCGGTCCGCATCAAGCTGCTGACCACGCTGATCCGCGCGAGCACCGCGCTCTCCCGGGTGGACGACGCGCTGCGCGCCCTGGACGAGCTGCGCACGCTCGCCTCCAAGCAGGTGACCGTCGACCACATGGAGCTGCTGGTCCGATACGCCGAGGGCGACGACGAACGGGTGGTCGCGCTGGCCCGGGCCGTCCCCGAGCTGGCCGAGGACGACGGCGCCGTGCTGGTCGCGCGCAGTCAGCTCGCGTCGTACGAGATCCACAGCCTGATCCGCCTGGGGCGCACCGCCGAGGCCGCGGACCGGCTGCGCTCGGAACTGCGGGCCGGCCGCATCCCGATGCCGGTGGTCGGCATGGCCGACACCATGCGCCAGGCCGGCTCCGACGCCGCCGAGCTCGCCGCGCACGTGCCGCCGTCCGGCCTGCGCGCGATGATCCACGAGATGGGCCAGGCCCCGGTCTCCATCGCCGAACCCCTGGCCGACGGCCTGTGGCACCGCTTCCCCGACGACCGGACCGTACTCGCGTTCGCCGCCTGGCTCGGCCCGCGCATGCCGGTGCTGCGCGCCCTGGAGTGGTCGTCCCGCCTCCGCCGCGCGGGTCACGACGCGCAGTGCCCGCTGCTCGGTGTGGCCCGCAACCCGGACCGTACCGCCCGCGACCGCTCCCTGGCCGCGGCCGTCGCCTTCGAGACCTTCCACGACCCCGGCGCGATGCCCCTGCTCTCCACAGCCCTCGACGAGATCCCACCCGACGAGGAAACCGCCGTCCTGGACGAACTCCGCCTGATCGCCCCCGGCATCGCCGCCGCCGTCGAGCCCGCCACCTGA